One genomic window of Anaplasma centrale str. Israel includes the following:
- the rpe gene encoding ribulose-phosphate 3-epimerase produces the protein MREGRICWFVVLLAKKEDFCKTPGSGGHEAAKGVVVSASMLSADFTNLSASIAAVETAGADWLHIDVMDGCFVPNLTMGPIIIAGIRQCTRLVLDVHLMVRTPALHLRSVIDAGADIVTVHAESDVHLYRFVREAKSYGKKVGVSLVPKTHHSVLEYVIHELDLVLVMSVDPGFGGQEFLVSQLRKIEKIRAMVEQYSLPTKISVDGGVTTENVGSIIGAGADVVVVGTSLFKSANMCKVVQTLKSF, from the coding sequence ATGCGCGAGGGTCGTATTTGTTGGTTTGTTGTCTTGTTGGCTAAGAAAGAAGATTTTTGTAAAACTCCTGGCAGTGGTGGGCACGAGGCCGCCAAGGGCGTGGTCGTCTCCGCTTCTATGCTTTCTGCGGATTTTACGAACCTGAGCGCCTCGATTGCTGCGGTGGAGACTGCTGGGGCTGACTGGCTACATATCGACGTTATGGATGGATGCTTTGTACCCAACCTGACTATGGGTCCTATAATCATTGCTGGCATCAGACAGTGTACCCGCTTGGTGTTGGACGTGCACTTGATGGTTAGAACGCCAGCGCTTCATTTGCGAAGCGTAATAGACGCTGGGGCCGATATAGTCACTGTGCATGCGGAGTCAGACGTACACCTTTACCGGTTTGTAAGAGAAGCAAAATCCTACGGGAAAAAAGTTGGAGTGTCTCTGGTTCCAAAAACCCACCACAGCGTCCTGGAATACGTAATACACGAACTGGACCTTGTGCTTGTGATGTCCGTGGATCCGGGGTTTGGCGGTCAAGAGTTCCTTGTGTCCCAGCTGCGCAAGATAGAAAAAATCCGCGCAATGGTAGAGCAGTATTCCCTGCCGACCAAAATCTCTGTGGATGGAGGCGTAACCACAGAAAATGTCGGGTCTATTATCGGTGCAGGAGCTGATGTGGTAGTGGTTGGTACATCGCTTTTCAAATCTGCTAACATGTGTAAAGTGGTGCAGACCCTGAAGTCGTTTTAG